One Chryseobacterium indoltheticum DNA segment encodes these proteins:
- the fbp gene encoding class 1 fructose-bisphosphatase, protein MSDQPLQTLGEFLIDKQEDFQYSTGEFSRLLSAIRLASKVVNREVNKAGIVDIAGAAGNQNVQGEEQQKLDVIANDIFITALSQREVVCGIASEENDDFIDIKCGENGHLSKYVVLIDPLDGSSNIDVNVSVGTIFSIYRRVTEPGTPVQLEDFLQKGINQIAAGYVIYGSSTMIVYTTGNGVNGFTLDPSLGTYYLSHPNMTFPKSGKIYSINEGNYIKFPQGVKNYLKYCQMEEGDRPYTSRYIGSLVADFHRNMLKGGIYIYPSYGQSPNGKLRLLYECNPMAFLAEQAGAKATDGFRRIMEIEPTELHQRIPFFCGSVEMVEKAEEFMRIDSVK, encoded by the coding sequence ATGTCAGATCAACCATTACAGACCCTAGGAGAATTTTTAATTGATAAGCAGGAAGATTTTCAGTATTCCACTGGGGAATTTTCGCGCCTTCTAAGTGCTATAAGACTGGCGTCCAAAGTTGTAAACAGAGAAGTAAACAAAGCAGGAATTGTAGATATTGCAGGAGCTGCAGGAAACCAGAATGTTCAGGGTGAAGAGCAACAGAAGCTTGATGTGATTGCCAACGATATTTTTATCACTGCACTTTCTCAAAGAGAAGTTGTTTGCGGTATTGCTTCTGAAGAGAACGATGATTTTATTGATATTAAATGCGGAGAAAATGGGCATTTAAGCAAATATGTCGTTCTGATCGATCCATTAGACGGTTCTTCAAATATTGATGTAAATGTTTCTGTGGGAACTATTTTCTCAATTTACAGAAGAGTTACAGAGCCGGGAACTCCTGTGCAGCTAGAAGATTTTTTACAGAAAGGTATTAACCAGATTGCTGCAGGATATGTGATTTACGGATCTTCTACAATGATTGTTTACACCACTGGTAACGGTGTAAACGGGTTTACTTTGGATCCTTCTTTGGGAACATATTATTTATCCCATCCAAATATGACATTCCCGAAATCAGGTAAAATTTATTCAATCAACGAAGGAAATTATATCAAGTTTCCGCAAGGAGTTAAAAATTACCTGAAATATTGTCAGATGGAGGAAGGCGATCGTCCTTACACTTCAAGATATATTGGTTCCTTAGTAGCTGATTTTCATAGAAATATGTTAAAAGGCGGAATTTATATTTATCCGTCATACGGCCAATCACCAAATGGAAAGTTGAGATTATTATATGAATGTAATCCTATGGCATTCCTAGCGGAACAAGCTGGTGCAAAGGCTACAGACGGTTTCAGAAGAATTATGGAAATTGAGCCGACAGAGCTTCACCAAAGAATTCCTTTTTTCTGTGGAAGTGTTGAGATGGTGGAAAAGGCAGAAGAATTTATGCGAATTGACAGCGTAAAATAA
- a CDS encoding o-succinylbenzoate synthase, with protein sequence MTAKYYKYILEFKRPSGTSRGVLLTKETYILEIFENANKGVGECALFRGLSYDDTPEYEGKMNWLCENINQDFKFLKEELKEFPSIWFGYEQALLNLKHGGKLYFPSEFTNEKGSMTINGLIWMGDIDFMEEQIQEKLEQGFHCIKLKIGVDWKSEHAILQKLRQKFSKEQLELRVDANGGFSKEEAQVVLQQLSDLHIHSIEQPIKAGNWDDMAVLCADTPTPIALDEELIGIFNLNEKKKLLEKIKPQYIILKPALVGGFAGSDEWISVAEQQNIKWWITSALESNIGLNAIAQYTFTKDNFIPQGLGTGNLFTNNFKTHLDLIGDKLFFKIN encoded by the coding sequence ATGACAGCAAAATATTACAAATATATATTAGAATTCAAGCGCCCGAGTGGAACATCTCGCGGCGTTTTGCTTACTAAAGAAACCTACATTCTTGAAATTTTTGAAAATGCAAACAAAGGAGTAGGAGAGTGTGCACTATTCAGAGGGTTGAGCTATGATGACACCCCAGAGTATGAAGGGAAAATGAACTGGCTCTGTGAAAATATAAATCAGGATTTTAAATTTTTAAAAGAAGAATTAAAAGAATTTCCATCAATTTGGTTTGGCTACGAGCAAGCTTTGTTGAATTTAAAACACGGCGGGAAACTTTATTTTCCAAGCGAATTTACAAATGAGAAAGGCTCAATGACGATTAATGGTTTAATCTGGATGGGGGATATAGATTTTATGGAAGAGCAGATTCAGGAAAAACTTGAACAAGGCTTTCATTGTATCAAATTAAAAATCGGTGTCGATTGGAAGTCTGAACATGCTATTCTTCAAAAACTAAGACAAAAATTTTCAAAAGAACAGTTAGAATTACGAGTTGATGCCAATGGCGGGTTTTCTAAAGAAGAAGCACAAGTCGTACTGCAACAGCTTTCAGATTTACATATTCATTCTATCGAGCAGCCCATAAAAGCTGGAAATTGGGATGATATGGCAGTTTTGTGCGCGGACACCCCGACTCCAATAGCGCTTGATGAAGAGCTGATCGGAATTTTTAATTTAAACGAAAAGAAGAAACTTTTAGAAAAAATAAAACCTCAATACATTATTCTGAAGCCAGCTTTGGTCGGAGGTTTTGCAGGTTCTGACGAATGGATATCTGTAGCTGAGCAGCAAAATATAAAGTGGTGGATTACATCTGCTTTAGAAAGTAATATTGGATTAAACGCTATTGCGCAGTACACTTTTACGAAAGATAATTTTATTCCTCAGGGATTGGGCACAGGAAACCTGTTTACTAATAATTTTAAAACGCATCTTGATCTGATTGGCGACAAATTGTTTTTCAAAATCAATTAG
- a CDS encoding glutamine--tRNA ligase/YqeY domain fusion protein, which yields MEEEKKTLNFIEQIIEDDLANGLKQDQIRFRFPPEPNGYLHVGHTKAICINFGLGEKYNAPVNLRFDDTNPEKEEQEFVDSIMKDVEWLGFKWDKVLYASDYFQQLYDWAVQLIKEEKAYVDEQPSEVITEQRKNPAEPGVESPFRNRPVEESLDLFERMKNGEFESGSMSLRAKIDMASPNMNMRDPVMYRILNKPHHRTGTAWKIYPMYDWAHGESDYLEQVSHSLCSLEFENHRPLYNWYLDQVYEEGKVKNKQREFARMNVSYMITSKRKLQRLIAENVVNGWDDPRMPTISGMRRKGFTANAIRNFIDKVGVAKRENLIEIQLLDFCVREDLNKVAKRVMAVVDPIKLVIENYPEGKEEWLTTENNNEQEDAGTREIPFSRELYIEREDFKEEAGNKFFRLRLGGEVRLKSAYIIKGERVEKDENGEITTIYATYDEKSKSGSGTEESLRKVKGTIHWVSAQHAIPIEVRNYEKLFTVEQPDAEKDVDFLNFINPESVNIIQGFGEPSLKDVAVGEPLQFQRIGYFTKDQDSTDTNFVFNRTVTLKDSYKPE from the coding sequence ATGGAAGAAGAAAAAAAAACACTCAATTTTATTGAGCAAATTATCGAAGATGATTTGGCAAACGGTTTGAAACAAGATCAGATCCGTTTCCGTTTTCCGCCTGAACCAAACGGTTATTTGCATGTAGGTCACACAAAAGCGATCTGCATCAACTTCGGTTTGGGTGAAAAATACAATGCTCCCGTAAACCTTCGTTTCGACGATACAAACCCTGAAAAAGAAGAGCAGGAATTTGTAGATTCTATTATGAAAGACGTCGAGTGGCTAGGTTTTAAGTGGGATAAAGTATTGTACGCATCCGATTACTTCCAGCAGCTTTACGATTGGGCTGTACAATTGATTAAGGAAGAAAAAGCTTACGTTGATGAGCAACCTTCTGAAGTCATTACCGAGCAAAGAAAAAATCCTGCAGAACCGGGAGTAGAATCTCCATTTAGAAATCGTCCTGTTGAAGAATCTTTAGATTTATTTGAAAGGATGAAAAACGGCGAATTTGAAAGTGGCTCAATGTCTCTTCGTGCAAAAATTGACATGGCTTCACCAAATATGAACATGCGTGACCCTGTGATGTACAGAATCTTGAATAAGCCTCACCACAGAACAGGTACTGCCTGGAAAATTTATCCAATGTATGACTGGGCGCATGGTGAATCTGACTATTTAGAACAAGTTTCGCATTCATTATGTTCTTTGGAGTTTGAAAACCATAGACCACTTTACAACTGGTATTTAGACCAAGTATACGAAGAAGGTAAGGTTAAAAATAAGCAAAGAGAATTTGCGAGAATGAACGTTTCTTATATGATCACTTCCAAAAGAAAACTACAAAGGCTAATCGCTGAAAATGTAGTCAATGGTTGGGATGATCCTAGAATGCCTACAATTTCCGGAATGAGGAGAAAAGGCTTCACGGCTAATGCAATCAGAAACTTTATTGATAAAGTTGGGGTTGCAAAAAGAGAAAATTTAATTGAAATCCAATTATTAGATTTTTGTGTTCGTGAAGATCTTAATAAAGTGGCTAAACGTGTGATGGCCGTTGTAGATCCTATCAAATTGGTCATTGAAAATTATCCAGAAGGCAAGGAGGAATGGTTGACTACCGAAAATAATAATGAGCAGGAAGATGCAGGAACAAGAGAAATTCCTTTCTCAAGAGAATTATATATTGAGCGCGAAGACTTCAAGGAAGAAGCGGGCAATAAGTTCTTTAGATTAAGACTGGGTGGCGAAGTCCGTTTAAAGTCTGCTTACATCATTAAAGGCGAAAGAGTAGAGAAGGATGAAAATGGAGAGATTACAACCATTTACGCTACTTATGACGAAAAATCTAAATCTGGAAGCGGAACTGAAGAAAGTTTGAGAAAAGTAAAAGGTACCATTCACTGGGTTTCTGCGCAGCATGCAATTCCTATTGAAGTAAGAAATTACGAAAAATTATTCACTGTTGAACAGCCTGATGCTGAGAAAGATGTAGATTTCTTAAATTTCATTAACCCTGAATCTGTCAATATAATTCAAGGATTTGGTGAGCCTAGTTTAAAGGATGTTGCTGTGGGTGAACCGCTTCAGTTCCAGAGAATTGGCTACTTTACGAAAGATCAGGATTCTACAGATACAAATTTTGTGTTCAATAGAACTGTGACGTTAAAAGACTCTTATAAGCCGGAGTAA
- a CDS encoding MFS transporter, with protein sequence MLALVMLINRAGSMVLPFLGVYMTAHLKFSIEHTGIVLSFFGIGSVIGSWIGGFITDKIGEYKVQYLSLLLSVPLFCLIPLFKTEVGVAAIILIQSIVSDSFRPANSVAITKYAKPENITRAFSLNRMAVNLGFSIGPALGGILSAISYEFLFFSNALAALLAGILYIIFFRKRNKLAKLKARKVKEAIEIKKENSPYQDNKFLIYCFLCMLFSICFFQLFSTLTIFYTDTAHLSQQNIGYLLGYSGFIVVLLEMGLVQIAEKYLSLARTMFLGTFICGLSYAMLGFDYSIITLVISMTLLSIGEIWALPFMSTITALRSGKNNKGAYMGLNGISFSIAFIVTPYLGTLIAEKLGFTVLWIGTGVLATLIAIAFYFIVPWMIKDNKEIVD encoded by the coding sequence ATGCTTGCATTGGTAATGCTCATCAACCGTGCAGGTTCGATGGTGCTCCCATTTTTGGGAGTTTATATGACTGCACATTTAAAATTCAGTATAGAACATACAGGAATTGTACTTAGCTTTTTCGGGATCGGTTCTGTAATTGGTTCTTGGATAGGCGGATTTATCACCGATAAAATTGGGGAGTATAAAGTACAGTATCTCAGTTTGTTGCTGAGCGTTCCGCTGTTTTGTTTAATTCCTCTTTTTAAAACGGAAGTGGGAGTTGCTGCTATTATTTTGATTCAAAGTATTGTAAGTGACTCCTTTCGTCCGGCAAATTCAGTTGCGATTACCAAATATGCGAAACCGGAAAATATTACAAGAGCATTTTCATTAAACCGAATGGCGGTCAATTTAGGATTCTCTATCGGTCCGGCTTTAGGTGGAATTTTGTCGGCAATTTCTTATGAGTTTTTATTCTTTTCAAATGCTTTAGCAGCTTTATTGGCCGGGATTTTATACATTATATTCTTTCGAAAACGCAATAAACTCGCAAAACTGAAAGCAAGAAAAGTGAAAGAAGCGATTGAGATTAAAAAAGAAAATTCTCCTTATCAGGATAATAAATTTTTAATTTACTGTTTCTTGTGTATGCTTTTTTCAATCTGTTTTTTCCAGCTATTCAGTACTTTGACAATTTTTTATACGGATACTGCTCACTTAAGTCAGCAAAATATCGGTTATTTATTAGGGTACAGCGGATTTATAGTTGTGTTATTAGAAATGGGATTGGTTCAGATTGCCGAAAAATATCTGAGCTTAGCTAGAACCATGTTTTTAGGAACCTTTATTTGTGGGCTTTCTTATGCGATGTTGGGCTTCGATTATAGTATTATCACTTTAGTAATTTCAATGACTTTATTGTCGATTGGTGAGATTTGGGCATTGCCTTTTATGTCGACGATCACCGCCTTAAGATCAGGAAAAAACAACAAAGGCGCCTATATGGGGTTGAATGGAATTTCTTTTTCAATCGCATTTATTGTGACCCCATATTTGGGAACTTTGATTGCTGAAAAACTAGGATTTACCGTTTTATGGATTGGTACCGGAGTGTTGGCAACCTTGATTGCTATTGCATTCTACTTTATTGTTCCATGGATGATTAAAGACAACAAGGAAATTGTTGACTAA